One segment of Geomonas ferrireducens DNA contains the following:
- a CDS encoding bacteriohemerythrin codes for MFNTKWTPDLVIGIDDVDQCHQYIVRMINDAYDGFVVGINPESYILDEILVCMSQCFDYEQMLMMENCYPDFLAHRDEHELFRQRMIDVHSRRNKEGNLTIDLLVILDHWVNRHIRECDAKLGEYVAEFSAPEGMCRTA; via the coding sequence ATGTTTAACACGAAATGGACCCCAGATCTGGTGATCGGCATCGATGACGTCGACCAGTGTCACCAGTACATCGTCAGGATGATAAACGACGCGTACGACGGCTTCGTGGTCGGCATCAACCCTGAGAGTTACATCCTCGATGAGATCCTGGTCTGCATGTCACAGTGCTTCGACTACGAGCAGATGCTGATGATGGAGAACTGTTATCCAGATTTCCTCGCGCACCGGGACGAGCACGAGCTTTTCAGGCAGAGGATGATAGACGTGCACAGTCGCCGCAACAAAGAGGGGAACCTGACCATCGACCTGCTGGTCATCCTGGACCACTGGGTCAACCGTCATATAAGGGAGTGCGACGCGAAGCTCGGGGAGTATGTGGCGGAGTTCTCGGCGCCTGAAGGGATGTGCCGTACGGCGTGA
- a CDS encoding heavy metal sensor histidine kinase, with amino-acid sequence MSSTKKRPDRPRAISLTARLVGFYFVATLLILLCTNWFQFKRLSKDLDYEDNDFLVERIVNLRDIIARHPDALKDQMPANKPGQQSHHLVRIQDAEGRTLLQSHGIETIPVDLFPPAVTSSEKIGRGVKYRAGKKKHYLLNAAWAGRNDDPHYRLVQVALDITEDDALMSKYLIRTASSVVIGLVLAAVLGVIIAHRGLRPLKEMADKLSGITEADLHQRTRMVGSPRELEELAVALDAMLERLEESFGRLSEFSANLAHELRTPINNLRGEAEVALSRARSEDEYRRIIESAIEEYERLSRMVVDILFLARPDRSYQPELIDVRAEVERLADYYGNVADEDNTVIVIEGEGEACVDPHLFQRAVGNLISNALHYTKKFGEIRVMLRPLSDGGLELIIEDDGMGVDPAELPRVFDRFYRSPQARQVYNQGSGLGLAIVRSIMSLHGGTVSMASAPGKGTAVTLGFPPPRPGCRAHECAPAAQEV; translated from the coding sequence ATGTCATCGACGAAGAAGCGTCCTGACCGCCCCCGCGCCATCTCGCTTACCGCCCGCCTGGTCGGCTTCTACTTCGTCGCGACGCTTTTGATCCTTTTGTGCACGAACTGGTTCCAGTTCAAGCGGCTATCCAAGGACCTCGACTACGAGGACAACGACTTCCTTGTCGAGCGCATCGTCAACTTGAGGGACATCATCGCCCGTCATCCCGACGCGCTCAAAGACCAGATGCCCGCCAACAAGCCGGGACAGCAAAGCCACCACCTGGTGCGCATCCAGGACGCGGAGGGGCGTACCCTGCTGCAGTCCCACGGGATAGAGACCATTCCGGTGGACCTCTTCCCGCCTGCGGTGACCAGCAGCGAGAAGATCGGCCGCGGCGTCAAGTATCGCGCCGGGAAAAAGAAGCACTACCTGCTGAACGCCGCCTGGGCCGGGCGCAACGACGACCCACATTACCGGCTGGTACAGGTCGCCCTGGACATCACCGAGGACGACGCCCTCATGTCCAAGTACCTGATCCGGACCGCGTCTTCGGTGGTGATCGGGCTGGTGCTCGCCGCCGTGCTCGGGGTCATCATCGCGCACAGGGGGCTCAGACCTCTCAAGGAGATGGCGGACAAGCTCTCCGGCATCACCGAGGCCGACCTGCACCAGCGCACCCGGATGGTGGGCTCGCCGCGTGAACTGGAAGAACTTGCGGTCGCCCTGGACGCGATGCTGGAGCGGCTCGAGGAATCCTTCGGCCGCCTATCGGAATTTTCCGCCAACCTCGCCCACGAACTGCGCACCCCGATCAACAACCTGCGCGGCGAGGCGGAGGTCGCCCTTTCCCGTGCCCGCTCCGAGGACGAGTACCGCCGCATCATCGAGTCCGCCATTGAAGAGTACGAGCGGCTCTCCCGCATGGTGGTGGACATCCTGTTCCTGGCGCGCCCGGACCGTTCCTATCAGCCGGAGCTGATCGACGTCCGCGCCGAGGTGGAGCGGCTGGCAGACTACTACGGCAACGTGGCGGACGAGGATAACACCGTCATCGTCATCGAGGGGGAGGGGGAGGCCTGCGTCGACCCGCACCTGTTCCAGCGCGCCGTGGGGAACCTGATCTCAAACGCCCTGCATTACACGAAGAAGTTCGGCGAGATCAGGGTGATGCTAAGGCCGCTCTCCGACGGGGGGCTCGAGCTGATCATCGAGGACGACGGCATGGGAGTGGACCCGGCTGAGCTCCCGCGCGTCTTCGACCGTTTCTACCGCTCGCCCCAGGCACGCCAGGTCTACAACCAGGGAAGCGGGCTGGGGCTCGCCATCGTCCGCTCCATCATGAGCCTGCACGGCGGCACCGTCTCGATGGCGAGCGCTCCCGGCAAGGGAACGGCGGTTACCCTCGGCTTTCCTCCTCCCCGCCCGGGGTGCCGCGCGCATGAATGCGCACCGGCAGCACAGGAAGTATGA
- a CDS encoding glycerate kinase type-2 family protein yields MEPRQLLERMFQAAVRSALPEHCLKAHLPELPRGRVVVIGAGKASAAMARAFEEAWPGEISAGLVVTRYGYEVPCLRIEIVSAAHPVPDEAGRGAARRMLELVDRLTPDDLVVCLISGGGSALLPLPLPGVTLEEKQELGRALLACGASISEINCVRRHLSAVKGGRLAAACHPARVVTLAISDVPGDGPTDIASGPTVADPTTCADALAVIDRYGIKLPDHLLQCLGSARGESVKPGDPRLARAEFRLVATPQGALEAAAETARREGVAAYILSDRIEGEAREVGKVMAGLALQVARRAEPFQAPCVLLSGGETTVTVKGKGRGGRNVEFLLALAVALDGAKGIYALAGDTDGVDGQEEVAGGFVTPELLKRAWSLGINPRARLDDNDGHGFFEALGESLVTGPTLTNVNDFRAILVTG; encoded by the coding sequence ATGGAGCCGCGCCAACTGCTTGAGAGGATGTTCCAAGCCGCCGTCCGTTCCGCTCTGCCGGAGCATTGCCTGAAGGCCCATCTCCCCGAGCTTCCCCGCGGGAGAGTTGTCGTGATCGGTGCCGGCAAGGCGTCCGCCGCCATGGCGCGCGCCTTCGAGGAGGCATGGCCCGGCGAGATCTCCGCCGGCCTCGTGGTCACGCGCTACGGCTACGAGGTCCCCTGTCTCCGCATCGAGATCGTGAGCGCCGCACACCCCGTTCCGGACGAGGCCGGCCGAGGCGCCGCAAGGCGCATGCTCGAACTGGTGGACCGCCTTACCCCCGACGACCTCGTCGTCTGCCTCATCTCCGGCGGCGGCTCCGCGCTCCTGCCGCTCCCCCTCCCGGGCGTGACCCTCGAGGAAAAACAGGAGTTGGGTCGCGCCCTGCTCGCCTGCGGCGCGAGCATCTCCGAGATCAACTGCGTCCGGCGTCATCTCTCCGCCGTCAAAGGGGGACGGCTTGCCGCCGCCTGTCATCCGGCGCGCGTCGTTACCCTTGCCATCTCCGACGTGCCGGGCGACGGCCCGACCGACATCGCCTCCGGCCCCACCGTTGCAGATCCGACCACCTGCGCCGATGCGCTTGCCGTCATCGACCGCTACGGCATCAAGCTGCCCGACCACCTGCTTCAATGCCTCGGCTCCGCGCGCGGCGAGTCGGTCAAGCCGGGGGACCCGCGCCTTGCGCGCGCGGAATTCCGGCTCGTCGCCACGCCGCAGGGCGCCTTGGAAGCAGCGGCGGAAACGGCGCGCCGGGAGGGGGTCGCCGCGTACATCCTGAGCGACAGGATAGAGGGGGAGGCGCGCGAGGTCGGCAAGGTCATGGCCGGGCTTGCCCTGCAGGTCGCGCGTCGCGCCGAACCTTTTCAAGCCCCCTGCGTGCTCCTCTCCGGAGGCGAAACGACGGTTACGGTGAAGGGTAAAGGGCGCGGCGGGCGCAACGTGGAGTTCCTGCTCGCCCTGGCGGTGGCACTTGATGGCGCGAAAGGGATCTATGCCCTCGCCGGTGACACCGATGGTGTGGACGGGCAGGAGGAGGTCGCGGGGGGATTCGTGACGCCGGAACTGCTTAAAAGGGCATGGAGTTTGGGGATCAACCCGAGGGCGCGCCTGGACGACAACGACGGACACGGTTTCTTCGAGGCTCTGGGGGAAAGTCTGGTCACCGGCCCCACCCTCACCAACGTGAACGACTTCAGGGCGATACTGGTGACCGGGTAG
- a CDS encoding methyl-accepting chemotaxis protein, whose product MTIKTKLTLNVIIVILIVAGVAIASIVGMRFVDSKLKDLTQRSTPFQMRTVEFQRQIQEATADLIKVSASRNRSEFQNAKAEAEKTLAQVATGQEALQALSGDVKLEAHEALAGIATELFTVTSGKLKAEEDATTANKAINDRLLEATTRLKELDAKIKGLQSTSSSSYSRSVTETKNVSDRARSVEALKLTMKDFHLGLLEVSKASTRKGVLISQAKCNTAMSKALQNEAAKSSSGISNDLKYLNARIVPFGKAQGATLDPGVTDTSARDQLFSEIIQKMNAVNLVLEQESAMATDTLGSETRKQASYFGNSTVATGVMANNSELLSLGLKVDGLASRLFTATSAKDVDAIEGELNGLFSRIGQVDAQLSRSLVKLNARTETALLHQAEGALGTVKGLLFVKDGVLSKIRNRLDMEVKATAAMGKLREIVQKQAESGQKTVSVAQVDQEKAITTVNRMVRFSTLLIGAISLGAILFGIVFGVWVYRSISQPLAQLLGVSQAVAKGDLSVRIDTNNGDEVGKVQLAMGEMVNNLRGMVGKIKDATQSLASSSEELSATAVALERGAEEQSTRIDQSATAMTEMTQTTVEVAKNSTDTSDAAVQMKGIADRGKVAMQTTARELDRFAESVKEAAQKVESLGKQSEEISDVVTLINDIANQTNLLALNAAIEAARAGEQGRGFAVVADNVRELAERTATATQEISQTVKTMQNSVRDSVAFMHEERESVVTVQGQVQQTLVAIGEIVNYVEQVADMVQRIAVAAEEQSSTSEEVSKNMDGIHTIARELRSSFTDISHSSGGLSQLATELNGMVGWFRV is encoded by the coding sequence ATGACCATCAAGACCAAACTTACCCTCAACGTAATCATCGTGATCCTGATCGTCGCCGGGGTCGCCATCGCCAGCATCGTCGGCATGCGCTTCGTCGATAGCAAACTGAAGGACCTCACCCAGCGCAGCACCCCGTTCCAGATGAGAACCGTGGAGTTCCAGCGCCAGATCCAGGAAGCAACGGCTGACCTCATCAAGGTCAGCGCATCCAGAAACCGCAGCGAGTTCCAGAACGCGAAGGCAGAGGCGGAGAAGACGCTCGCACAGGTGGCGACCGGGCAGGAGGCGCTGCAGGCCCTCTCCGGCGACGTGAAGCTGGAGGCTCACGAGGCCTTGGCCGGCATAGCCACGGAACTCTTCACGGTTACCTCTGGGAAATTGAAGGCAGAAGAGGACGCCACCACGGCCAACAAGGCGATAAACGATCGGCTCCTTGAGGCAACTACCCGCCTCAAGGAGCTCGATGCCAAGATCAAGGGGCTACAGTCGACGAGCTCCAGTTCCTACAGCAGATCGGTGACGGAAACAAAGAACGTCTCGGACCGCGCCCGCAGCGTGGAGGCGCTGAAGCTTACCATGAAGGACTTCCACCTCGGGCTTTTGGAAGTCAGCAAGGCGTCCACCAGAAAAGGCGTCCTCATCTCCCAGGCAAAGTGCAACACCGCCATGAGCAAGGCCCTGCAAAACGAAGCCGCCAAAAGTTCCAGCGGCATCTCGAACGACCTCAAATACCTGAACGCCAGGATCGTCCCGTTCGGCAAGGCCCAAGGCGCGACCCTCGACCCCGGCGTCACCGATACCTCGGCGCGGGACCAGCTCTTCTCCGAGATTATCCAGAAGATGAATGCGGTGAACCTGGTGCTCGAGCAGGAGTCCGCCATGGCCACCGATACCCTCGGCTCGGAGACACGCAAGCAGGCCTCCTATTTCGGTAACTCCACCGTCGCCACCGGGGTGATGGCGAACAACTCGGAACTCCTTTCCCTTGGCCTCAAGGTGGACGGCCTCGCCTCGCGCCTTTTCACCGCGACGAGCGCCAAGGACGTCGACGCGATCGAAGGCGAATTGAACGGGCTGTTCAGCCGCATAGGACAGGTGGACGCCCAGCTCTCCCGGTCGCTCGTAAAACTGAACGCGCGCACCGAGACCGCGCTGCTGCACCAGGCGGAGGGGGCCCTCGGCACGGTGAAGGGACTCCTCTTCGTGAAGGACGGGGTGCTCTCGAAGATCCGCAACCGCCTGGACATGGAGGTAAAGGCGACGGCCGCCATGGGCAAGCTGCGCGAGATCGTTCAGAAACAGGCGGAAAGCGGGCAAAAGACGGTGAGCGTGGCCCAGGTGGACCAGGAAAAGGCGATCACGACGGTGAACAGGATGGTCCGCTTCTCGACCCTGCTGATCGGCGCCATCAGCCTCGGGGCCATCCTCTTCGGGATCGTCTTCGGTGTTTGGGTCTACCGCTCCATATCGCAGCCGCTCGCCCAACTGCTCGGGGTGTCTCAGGCGGTGGCCAAGGGTGACCTGTCGGTCCGCATCGACACCAACAACGGCGACGAGGTGGGCAAGGTCCAGCTCGCCATGGGAGAGATGGTGAACAACCTGCGCGGCATGGTCGGGAAGATAAAGGACGCGACCCAAAGCCTCGCCAGCAGCTCCGAGGAACTTTCCGCGACGGCCGTTGCCCTCGAGCGGGGCGCCGAAGAGCAGAGCACGCGCATCGACCAGTCCGCCACCGCCATGACCGAGATGACGCAGACCACGGTGGAGGTGGCGAAGAATTCGACGGATACCTCCGACGCCGCGGTGCAGATGAAGGGGATCGCCGACCGGGGCAAGGTGGCGATGCAGACAACGGCGCGGGAGCTCGACCGGTTCGCCGAATCGGTGAAGGAGGCCGCCCAGAAGGTGGAATCTCTCGGCAAACAGTCCGAGGAAATCAGCGACGTGGTGACCCTCATAAACGACATCGCGAACCAGACGAACCTCCTTGCGCTCAACGCGGCGATCGAGGCGGCGCGCGCCGGCGAACAGGGGCGCGGCTTCGCGGTGGTGGCCGACAACGTGCGCGAACTCGCCGAACGGACCGCGACGGCGACCCAGGAGATATCGCAGACCGTCAAGACCATGCAGAACAGCGTCAGGGACTCCGTCGCCTTCATGCACGAAGAGCGGGAGTCGGTGGTGACGGTGCAGGGGCAGGTGCAGCAGACCCTGGTCGCCATCGGGGAGATCGTGAACTACGTCGAGCAGGTGGCCGACATGGTGCAGAGGATCGCCGTAGCCGCCGAGGAGCAGTCGTCGACCAGCGAGGAGGTCTCGAAAAACATGGACGGCATCCACACCATCGCCAGGGAGCTCAGGAGTTCCTTCACCGACATAAGCCATTCGTCGGGGGGGCTGTCGCAACTCGCCACGGAGTTGAACGGCATGGTGGGATGGTTCAGGGTGTAA
- a CDS encoding substrate-binding domain-containing protein, protein MKKRLISLTVAASMVFCGAAFGEEIKVGGGGAPIDGYLKPVKEAFEKSTGITINLNFSSATLALKQLMAGELDASAAGLAYEDLVKTAGKENIQVPQPSAYVASVIGASKIYTVTHKDNPVAALSMEQLKGIFTGKITNWKEVGGNDAPVLIVLSSINPATNAAFKKLAMADAPFAADVVDAGRFEDVREKVAANPEAIAFGPVTMVDATIKTVKTPDVARPVILVTKGEPTPKVRKLIAFINGEGQKYIRQ, encoded by the coding sequence ATGAAGAAAAGGTTGATCAGTCTCACTGTCGCAGCATCGATGGTCTTTTGCGGAGCCGCCTTCGGCGAGGAAATCAAGGTGGGTGGAGGGGGCGCCCCGATCGACGGCTATCTGAAGCCGGTGAAGGAGGCCTTCGAGAAGAGCACCGGCATCACCATCAACCTGAACTTCAGCAGCGCAACCCTCGCCTTGAAGCAGTTGATGGCTGGCGAACTGGACGCTTCCGCAGCCGGGCTCGCCTACGAAGACCTAGTGAAGACAGCCGGTAAGGAGAACATCCAGGTTCCCCAGCCCTCCGCGTACGTCGCGAGCGTGATCGGCGCAAGCAAGATCTACACGGTCACCCACAAGGACAACCCGGTCGCCGCCCTTTCCATGGAGCAACTGAAGGGGATCTTCACCGGCAAGATCACCAACTGGAAGGAGGTAGGGGGCAACGACGCCCCAGTGCTGATCGTACTTTCCTCGATCAACCCCGCCACCAACGCCGCCTTCAAAAAGCTCGCCATGGCAGACGCCCCGTTCGCCGCGGACGTGGTGGATGCGGGGCGTTTCGAGGACGTGCGCGAGAAGGTTGCCGCGAATCCCGAGGCCATAGCCTTCGGACCGGTCACCATGGTGGACGCCACCATCAAGACGGTGAAGACCCCAGACGTGGCGCGCCCGGTCATCCTGGTCACCAAGGGGGAACCGACCCCGAAGGTCCGCAAGCTCATCGCCTTCATAAACGGCGAGGGGCAGAAGTACATCAGGCAGTAG
- a CDS encoding heavy metal response regulator transcription factor encodes MRILIIEDEQKAANYLKKGLTENGFSVDIANDGEDGLHLAMTESYDLIILDVMLPVKGGWAIIEELRAAGNDVPVIFLSARDAVHDRVHGLELGADDYLVKPYAFSELLARIRIILRRHPLQQSELLRMADLELDMVRHKARRAGQSLDLTAKEFQLLTLMLRRRSEVLSRTTISEQVWGINFDSDTNVVDVAIRRLRKKVDDPFTLKLIHTIRGVGYVIDEEAS; translated from the coding sequence ATGCGCATCCTCATCATCGAAGACGAGCAAAAGGCCGCCAATTACCTCAAGAAAGGCCTTACCGAAAACGGCTTCAGCGTCGACATCGCCAACGACGGCGAGGACGGGCTGCACCTCGCCATGACGGAAAGTTACGACCTCATCATCCTGGACGTCATGCTCCCGGTAAAGGGTGGCTGGGCCATCATCGAGGAGCTGCGCGCGGCGGGCAACGACGTCCCGGTCATCTTCCTTTCCGCGCGCGACGCGGTGCATGACCGGGTGCACGGCCTGGAGCTCGGGGCGGACGACTACCTGGTGAAGCCGTACGCCTTCTCGGAGCTGCTTGCCCGCATCAGGATCATACTGCGCCGCCACCCGCTGCAACAGTCCGAACTTTTGAGGATGGCAGACCTCGAACTCGACATGGTACGCCACAAGGCACGTCGGGCGGGTCAATCGCTCGACCTCACCGCAAAGGAGTTCCAACTGCTTACCCTTATGCTGCGGCGCCGCAGCGAGGTACTCTCGCGCACCACGATATCGGAGCAGGTCTGGGGGATCAATTTCGACAGCGACACCAACGTGGTCGACGTCGCCATCAGAAGGCTCAGGAAGAAGGTGGATGACCCCTTCACGCTGAAGCTCATCCACACCATCAGGGGGGTCGGCTATGTCATCGACGAAGAAGCGTCCTGA
- a CDS encoding hybrid sensor histidine kinase/response regulator, whose amino-acid sequence MFTRLRQNRRETVRIVAIYAVFGLAWIYGSDTVLDWLFDDRQMLMRIAVAKGFLFILCTATLLYVLIDRYLNAVAAADGARLQSLETLNQRNAHLRLFFEYAPVSLAMFDREMRYLQVSRRWLAMYGLGDGDVLGRSHYEVFPEISERWKEFHRRGLAGEILSEEADEFVRGDGAVQYVRWEIRPWYDAAGEVGGILIFTEDITERKRFENALSANERFLRLMTEQLPGMVCYWDSDLTCRFANREYRQWVGKDAEDIIGKGMNEILGPELAGQNEPHARAALAGEPQHFQRTTVRGGETWYHWAHYIPDTVDGNVRGFYVLISDLTELKRAEKEKAALEAQLQQAQKMESVGRLAGGVAHDFNNLLTVIMGLAQLGARELPPEHPARSRFEGIRQAADKSAALTSQLLGFARRQTIAPRVLDLNGAVEQMLKMLKRLVGEDIDLAWGPGAELWRVCMDPSQLDQIVANLCVNARDAIVDVGKITIETRNVVFDTDYCNAHFGFVPGDYVMLAVSDDGCGMDHETLSHIFEPFFSTKDVGRGTGLGLATVYGIVRQNSGFINTYSEPGKGTTFKIYMPRHRGDEAGPLAEPTAAKETRGNETILIVEDEPSIRDVAVSFLALQGYQVISAKTPSEALELAGENGRQIDLIVTDVVMPEMNGRELARRLQPLCPKAKCLFMSGYTANVIAHHGVLEKGVNFISKPFSMTDLAVKVREVIDASPPPPADAPSLGEGPEGEA is encoded by the coding sequence ATGTTCACGCGCCTGCGCCAAAATCGAAGGGAAACGGTACGGATCGTCGCCATCTACGCCGTCTTCGGCCTCGCCTGGATCTACGGATCGGACACGGTCCTTGACTGGCTCTTCGACGACCGGCAGATGCTGATGCGGATCGCCGTCGCCAAGGGCTTTCTCTTCATCCTCTGCACCGCGACCCTTCTCTACGTCTTAATCGACCGATACCTCAACGCCGTGGCTGCGGCCGACGGCGCCCGCCTGCAAAGCCTGGAAACCCTGAACCAGAGAAACGCCCACCTGCGACTGTTCTTCGAGTACGCCCCGGTGTCGCTGGCGATGTTCGACCGCGAGATGCGCTACCTGCAGGTGAGCCGCCGCTGGCTCGCCATGTACGGCCTGGGTGACGGCGACGTCCTCGGTCGCTCGCACTACGAGGTGTTCCCCGAGATCTCCGAACGCTGGAAGGAGTTCCACCGCCGCGGACTCGCCGGCGAGATCCTCTCGGAGGAAGCTGATGAATTCGTCAGGGGGGACGGGGCGGTACAGTACGTGAGGTGGGAGATCCGCCCCTGGTATGACGCGGCCGGAGAGGTCGGCGGCATCCTCATCTTCACCGAGGACATCACCGAAAGAAAGCGCTTCGAAAACGCCCTGAGCGCGAACGAGCGCTTCCTGCGCCTTATGACCGAGCAGTTGCCGGGCATGGTCTGCTACTGGGACAGCGATCTCACCTGCCGCTTCGCGAACCGCGAATACCGGCAGTGGGTCGGTAAAGACGCCGAAGATATCATCGGCAAGGGGATGAACGAAATCCTCGGGCCGGAGCTCGCCGGGCAGAACGAGCCGCATGCGCGAGCCGCCCTCGCGGGGGAGCCGCAGCACTTCCAGAGGACCACCGTCCGGGGAGGGGAGACCTGGTACCACTGGGCCCATTACATCCCCGACACCGTGGATGGGAACGTCCGCGGTTTCTACGTTTTGATCTCGGACCTGACCGAGCTGAAACGCGCCGAGAAGGAGAAGGCTGCCCTGGAGGCGCAGTTGCAGCAGGCCCAGAAGATGGAGTCGGTGGGAAGGCTTGCAGGCGGTGTGGCCCACGACTTCAACAACCTCCTTACCGTCATCATGGGGCTCGCCCAGTTGGGGGCACGGGAACTGCCGCCCGAGCATCCGGCACGGTCCCGCTTCGAAGGCATCCGTCAGGCCGCGGACAAATCGGCGGCTCTTACCAGCCAGCTCCTCGGTTTCGCCCGCAGGCAGACCATCGCGCCGAGGGTTCTGGACCTGAACGGGGCCGTGGAGCAGATGCTCAAGATGCTGAAGCGCCTGGTGGGTGAGGACATTGACCTCGCCTGGGGACCCGGGGCGGAGCTGTGGCGGGTCTGCATGGACCCTTCCCAACTGGACCAGATTGTCGCCAACCTCTGCGTCAACGCCCGCGACGCCATCGTCGACGTCGGCAAGATCACCATCGAAACCCGCAACGTCGTCTTCGACACCGACTACTGCAACGCCCACTTCGGCTTCGTCCCCGGCGACTACGTCATGCTCGCCGTGAGCGACGACGGCTGCGGCATGGACCACGAGACCCTCTCCCACATCTTCGAACCGTTCTTCTCGACTAAGGACGTGGGACGCGGGACCGGGCTGGGCCTCGCCACCGTGTACGGCATAGTCAGGCAAAACAGCGGCTTCATCAACACTTACAGCGAGCCGGGCAAGGGAACCACCTTCAAGATTTACATGCCGCGGCACCGGGGGGACGAGGCGGGACCGCTCGCCGAGCCGACCGCCGCCAAGGAGACCCGGGGGAACGAGACCATCCTGATCGTGGAGGACGAGCCGAGCATCCGCGACGTGGCGGTGTCGTTCCTCGCCTTGCAGGGGTACCAGGTCATCTCCGCCAAGACCCCTTCCGAGGCGCTGGAATTAGCCGGCGAGAACGGGCGGCAGATCGACCTCATCGTCACCGACGTGGTCATGCCCGAGATGAACGGGCGGGAGCTGGCGCGCAGGCTGCAGCCGCTCTGCCCGAAAGCTAAGTGCCTCTTCATGTCCGGCTACACCGCCAACGTGATTGCCCACCATGGCGTGCTGGAGAAGGGGGTGAACTTCATCTCGAAGCCTTTCTCCATGACCGACCTCGCCGTGAAGGTGCGTGAAGTGATCGATGCGTCCCCGCCCCCCCCTGCGGATGCCCCTTCGCTGGGCGAGGGGCCGGAAGGGGAAGCATAA